One genomic region from Salipiger sp. CCB-MM3 encodes:
- the guaD gene encoding guanine deaminase has product MKTDQVLLRGRILSFTAEPQGPEDHAAYRYIEDGAILIAGGIIRGTGSYDQLARQAPSVPVVDHRPHLLMPGFIDTHIHFPQVQVIASWGAQLLDWLNSYTFPEETRFADPAHAEATADWFMGQLCAHGTTSAVAYASVHETSAEAFFSAAARRDMRMITGKVMMDRNAPEALRDTPQSGYDATKRLIARWHGKGRASYAITPRFAITSSPEQMEMAGALTAEHPECYVQTHLSENRDEIAYTLSLYPEAPDYLGVYERYGLLGPKALLGHSIHLEPREIDLLAETGAKPVFCPTSNLFLGSGLFDDAGLRGRGITNAIATDVGAGTSYSMLQTLNEAYKVLQLQGQKLHPLRAFHWITRGNAVALGLEDKIGTLEPGTEADIVVLDSAATEPMALRMQRAETLSEELFVLQMLGDDRAVAETYVAGTPQKIGARAARQPALQPA; this is encoded by the coding sequence ATGAAGACCGACCAAGTGCTCCTGCGCGGACGCATCCTCAGTTTCACTGCCGAACCGCAGGGCCCCGAGGATCATGCCGCCTATCGCTATATCGAGGATGGGGCGATCCTGATCGCGGGCGGGATCATTCGTGGCACCGGCAGCTACGATCAGCTGGCCCGGCAAGCGCCGAGCGTGCCGGTGGTGGACCACCGCCCGCATCTGCTTATGCCCGGTTTCATCGACACCCACATCCATTTCCCGCAGGTGCAGGTCATCGCCTCCTGGGGCGCGCAACTGCTGGATTGGCTTAACAGCTACACATTCCCCGAAGAGACCCGTTTCGCCGACCCCGCCCATGCCGAAGCCACGGCAGACTGGTTCATGGGCCAGCTTTGCGCCCATGGCACCACCAGCGCCGTTGCCTATGCGTCGGTGCATGAGACCTCTGCCGAGGCGTTCTTCAGCGCCGCCGCGCGCCGCGACATGCGGATGATCACCGGCAAGGTGATGATGGACCGCAACGCGCCCGAGGCGCTGCGCGACACGCCGCAATCGGGCTATGACGCCACCAAGCGGCTGATCGCCCGCTGGCATGGCAAGGGCCGCGCCAGCTATGCCATCACGCCGCGCTTTGCCATCACCTCGAGCCCCGAGCAGATGGAGATGGCGGGCGCGCTCACCGCCGAGCACCCCGAGTGCTATGTGCAGACCCACCTGTCAGAAAACCGCGACGAGATCGCCTATACGCTGAGCCTTTATCCCGAGGCGCCCGACTACCTTGGCGTCTATGAGCGCTATGGCCTGCTTGGCCCCAAGGCGCTGCTGGGCCATTCGATCCACCTTGAGCCGCGCGAGATTGACCTGCTGGCCGAGACCGGCGCGAAGCCGGTGTTCTGCCCGACCTCGAACCTCTTCCTTGGCAGCGGGCTTTTTGACGATGCGGGGCTGCGCGGCCGTGGGATCACCAATGCCATCGCGACGGATGTCGGCGCGGGCACCAGCTACTCGATGCTGCAAACGCTGAACGAGGCCTACAAGGTGCTGCAGTTGCAGGGCCAGAAACTGCACCCGTTGCGTGCCTTCCATTGGATCACCCGCGGCAATGCCGTGGCGCTGGGGCTGGAAGACAAGATCGGCACGCTTGAGCCGGGGACCGAGGCGGATATCGTGGTGCTCGACAGCGCGGCGACCGAGCCGATGGCGCTGCGGATGCAGCGGGCCGAGACGCTGAGCGAAGAGCTTTTTGTGCTGCAAATGCTGGGTGATGATCGTGCGGTGGCTGAGACCTATGTGGCTGGCACCCCGCAGAAGATCGGCGCGCGCGCGGCGAGGCAACCGGCGTTGCAGCCGGCCTGA
- the xdhB gene encoding xanthine dehydrogenase molybdopterin binding subunit gives MKHQPNIRGAVHEDRQHDSAIKHVRGLAEYTDDIAEPIGTLHAYLGVSSVAHATLKGLDLSAVRAAPGVVDVLTAADIPGHNDISPTGRGDEPVFPTEKIEFHGQPLFAVIAETRDAARRAAALAKVEAEVLPHALGPIEAQEAGYPHITDPLKLERGEVETAMATAPHRLQGRLAVGGQDHMYLEGQIAFALPGEDEDVIVHCSTQHPSEAQHMVAHVLGVPSNAVVVNVRRMGGGFGGKESQMNLFAVVAAMAAKRLNRPVKIRPDRDQDMTATGKRHDFVIDYDVAFDGAGRIRAVDGSFAARCGWSSDLSGPVTDRALFHADNAYFYPHVRLQSRPMKTNTVSNTAFRGFGGPQGVVAAERMIEEIAYALGKDPLEVRKANFYGDAHDGRNLTPYHQEVADNIIGRVVSELEESCDYQQRRRDILAFNAQGGVLRKGIALTPVKFGISFTATHYNQAGALIHVYSDGSIHLNHGGTEMGQGLNTKVAQVVADAFQVDFERIKITRTTTEKVPNTSATAASSGSDLNGMAALDAADQIKARLIDFAAGHWGVRPEEVRFVPGHLQVGAQLLPWNEVIKAAYMARVHLSAAGFYKTPDIHWDRAAGKGRPFYYFAYGASCSEVTIDTLTGEYRVERTDILHDVGRSLNPVLDRGQVEGAFVQGMGWLTTEELWWDDKGALRTHAPSTYKIPLASDRPRVFNVDLAEWSQNRERTIKRSKAVGEPPFMLGISVFEALSMAVASVADYRECPRLDAPATPERVLLAVERLAGRS, from the coding sequence ATGAAACACCAGCCCAACATCCGCGGCGCGGTCCACGAGGATCGCCAGCACGACAGCGCGATCAAACATGTGCGCGGCCTCGCCGAATACACCGACGATATCGCCGAACCCATTGGCACGCTGCACGCCTATCTCGGGGTCTCTTCGGTGGCCCATGCCACGCTGAAGGGGCTCGACCTTTCCGCCGTGCGTGCTGCCCCCGGCGTGGTCGATGTGCTCACCGCCGCCGACATTCCCGGGCACAACGACATCAGCCCCACCGGGCGCGGCGATGAGCCGGTCTTCCCCACCGAGAAGATCGAGTTTCACGGCCAGCCGCTCTTTGCGGTGATCGCCGAAACCCGCGATGCCGCCCGCCGGGCCGCCGCGCTTGCCAAGGTCGAGGCCGAAGTGCTGCCCCATGCGCTGGGTCCGATCGAAGCGCAGGAGGCGGGCTATCCGCATATCACCGACCCGCTGAAGCTCGAACGTGGCGAGGTCGAGACCGCGATGGCCACCGCTCCGCACCGGCTGCAGGGGCGGCTCGCGGTGGGCGGGCAGGATCACATGTACCTCGAAGGGCAGATCGCCTTTGCCCTGCCCGGCGAAGATGAAGACGTGATCGTGCATTGCTCGACCCAGCACCCGAGCGAGGCGCAGCACATGGTGGCGCATGTCTTGGGCGTGCCCTCGAACGCCGTGGTGGTGAACGTGCGGCGCATGGGCGGCGGCTTTGGCGGCAAGGAAAGCCAGATGAACCTCTTCGCCGTGGTCGCGGCGATGGCCGCCAAGCGGCTGAACCGCCCGGTGAAGATCCGCCCCGACCGCGATCAGGACATGACCGCCACCGGCAAGCGGCACGACTTCGTCATCGATTACGACGTAGCGTTTGACGGCGCGGGCCGCATCCGCGCGGTGGACGGCAGCTTTGCCGCGCGCTGCGGCTGGTCGTCGGATCTGTCGGGTCCGGTCACCGACCGCGCGCTCTTTCACGCCGACAACGCCTATTTCTACCCGCACGTCCGCCTGCAGAGCCGCCCGATGAAGACCAACACCGTCTCGAACACCGCCTTTCGCGGCTTCGGCGGGCCGCAGGGCGTGGTCGCCGCCGAGCGGATGATCGAAGAGATCGCCTATGCGCTCGGCAAGGACCCGCTGGAGGTCCGCAAGGCGAACTTCTACGGCGACGCGCATGATGGGCGGAACCTGACGCCCTACCATCAGGAAGTGGCCGACAACATCATCGGCCGCGTGGTCTCGGAACTGGAAGAGAGCTGCGACTACCAGCAGCGCCGCCGTGACATCCTCGCGTTCAACGCGCAGGGCGGCGTGCTGCGCAAGGGGATCGCGCTGACCCCGGTGAAGTTTGGCATCTCCTTCACCGCAACCCACTACAATCAGGCAGGCGCGCTGATCCACGTCTATTCGGACGGCTCGATCCACCTCAACCACGGCGGCACCGAGATGGGCCAAGGGCTCAACACCAAAGTCGCGCAGGTGGTGGCCGACGCCTTCCAAGTGGATTTCGAGCGCATCAAGATCACTCGCACCACCACCGAGAAAGTGCCCAACACCTCGGCCACCGCCGCTTCGTCGGGCTCGGATCTCAACGGCATGGCGGCGCTGGATGCCGCCGATCAGATCAAGGCACGGCTGATCGACTTTGCCGCCGGGCATTGGGGCGTGCGCCCCGAAGAGGTGCGCTTTGTGCCGGGCCATCTGCAGGTCGGCGCGCAACTGCTGCCGTGGAACGAGGTGATCAAGGCTGCCTATATGGCGCGCGTGCATCTTTCGGCGGCGGGGTTCTACAAGACGCCCGACATCCATTGGGACCGCGCGGCGGGCAAGGGGCGGCCCTTCTACTACTTCGCCTATGGCGCGTCCTGCTCGGAGGTCACCATCGACACGCTGACCGGCGAGTACCGCGTCGAGCGCACCGATATTCTGCACGACGTGGGACGCTCGCTGAACCCGGTGCTCGACCGCGGGCAGGTCGAGGGGGCCTTTGTTCAGGGCATGGGCTGGCTGACCACCGAAGAGCTGTGGTGGGACGACAAGGGCGCGCTGCGCACCCATGCGCCCTCGACCTACAAGATCCCGCTCGCCTCGGACCGGCCGCGCGTCTTCAACGTGGACCTCGCCGAATGGTCGCAAAACCGCGAGCGCACCATCAAGCGCAGCAAGGCCGTGGGCGAGCCGCCTTTCATGCTGGGCATCTCGGTCTTTGAGGCGCTGTCGATGGCCGTCGCCAGCGTCGCGGACTACCGCGAATGCCCGCGCCTCGACGCCCCCGCCACGCCCGAGCGCGTGCTGCTGGCGGTCGAACGGCTGGCGGGGCGGTCATGA
- the xdhC gene encoding xanthine dehydrogenase accessory protein XdhC, with the protein MSTLDAFLSAPGPLARVRLSRVRGSSPREAGCEMYVGENSRHGTIGGGQLEHRAIAAARALLARGDLAETLDVPLGPEIGQCCGGRVEVSLSRMSAKDRHAAQARAAEEAAALPMVQIHGAGHVGRALADLLQHLPVRCVLIDSRAEELALSAARVETRLTPLPELEIAMAPPGSAFVVLTHDHALDFLCASAALQRDDARYVGLIGSATKREKFRRFARDQCDGLETHALTCPIGAQGSRDKRPEVIAAFVVAEVLTALTRQQATAQPVAIAAE; encoded by the coding sequence ATGAGCACGCTCGACGCCTTCCTGAGCGCACCCGGCCCGCTCGCGCGGGTGCGGCTGAGCCGGGTGCGCGGCTCCTCGCCGCGTGAGGCAGGATGCGAGATGTATGTCGGCGAGAACTCCCGCCATGGCACCATCGGCGGCGGCCAGCTCGAACACCGGGCCATCGCCGCGGCGCGGGCGCTGCTGGCGCGCGGCGATCTGGCCGAGACGCTGGATGTGCCGCTCGGTCCCGAGATCGGGCAATGCTGCGGTGGGCGGGTCGAGGTCTCGCTGAGCCGCATGAGCGCAAAGGACCGGCACGCGGCGCAGGCGCGGGCGGCAGAGGAGGCCGCTGCGCTGCCCATGGTGCAAATCCACGGTGCGGGCCACGTGGGCCGGGCGCTGGCGGATCTGCTGCAGCACCTGCCGGTGCGCTGCGTTCTGATCGACAGCCGTGCAGAGGAACTGGCGCTGAGCGCCGCGCGGGTCGAGACCCGTCTCACCCCCCTGCCCGAACTTGAGATCGCCATGGCCCCACCGGGCAGCGCCTTCGTCGTGCTGACCCATGACCATGCGCTCGACTTTCTCTGCGCTTCGGCGGCGCTGCAGCGGGATGATGCGCGCTACGTCGGGCTGATCGGGTCGGCCACAAAACGCGAGAAGTTCCGCCGCTTCGCGCGGGATCAGTGCGATGGGCTGGAGACCCACGCGCTCACCTGCCCGATCGGCGCACAGGGCAGCCGCGACAAACGCCCCGAGGTGATCGCCGCCTTCGTGGTGGCCGAGGTGCTGACCGCCCTCACCCGCCAGCAGGCCACGGCGCAGCCCGTGGCCATCGCCGCCGAGTAA
- a CDS encoding LysR family transcriptional regulator, giving the protein MQYIESLRVFVRVVELGSITSGGRDLRLTPAVASKRIKELESRLGVRLFNRTTRSISPTEVGRVFYDQAKTVLASVDEAEAVVANFSETPRGAVRVTAPLGIGRRIIAPLVPAFTEKYPEVQVQMRLSDRQVDLMAERLDVAFFLGVAKDSNFKLRQIYDCPRVLCAAPSYLEKRGMPETPEDLLGGRHNCLLLRYPRSPEYFWQLKTETGLRRLEVAGRFDADDGDVLTAWALEGHGIANRPRLEVARHLGSGALVEVLPTTPPLPSTFGCLFLHRKLQDPKIRLFVDFMAEAARERIARLDS; this is encoded by the coding sequence ATGCAATATATCGAAAGCCTGCGGGTCTTTGTCCGGGTGGTCGAACTGGGCAGCATCACCTCGGGCGGGCGCGACCTGCGGCTGACGCCCGCGGTGGCCAGCAAGCGGATCAAGGAACTCGAAAGCCGCCTTGGCGTGCGCCTGTTCAACCGCACCACACGCTCCATCAGCCCGACAGAGGTGGGGCGGGTGTTCTACGATCAGGCCAAGACGGTGCTGGCCTCGGTCGATGAGGCCGAAGCGGTGGTGGCCAATTTCTCGGAAACACCTCGCGGGGCGGTGCGCGTGACCGCGCCGCTTGGCATCGGACGCCGGATCATCGCGCCGCTGGTGCCCGCCTTCACTGAGAAATACCCCGAGGTGCAAGTGCAGATGCGCCTGTCGGACCGGCAGGTCGACCTGATGGCAGAGCGGCTGGATGTGGCATTCTTCCTGGGGGTGGCGAAGGATTCCAACTTCAAGCTGCGACAGATCTACGACTGCCCGCGCGTGCTTTGCGCAGCGCCCTCCTATCTCGAAAAGCGCGGCATGCCCGAAACGCCCGAGGACCTTCTGGGCGGGCGGCACAACTGCCTGTTGCTGCGCTACCCGCGCTCGCCCGAATACTTCTGGCAACTGAAGACCGAGACCGGGCTACGCCGTCTTGAGGTCGCCGGCCGGTTCGATGCCGACGACGGCGATGTGCTGACCGCCTGGGCGCTGGAGGGGCATGGAATCGCCAATCGACCACGGCTGGAGGTGGCGCGCCACCTGGGCAGCGGCGCGCTGGTCGAAGTGCTGCCCACAACGCCACCGCTGCCGTCGACCTTTGGCTGCCTCTTCCTGCACAGAAAGCTGCAGGACCCCAAGATCCGCCTCTTCGTCGACTTCATGGCCGAAGCGGCCCGCGAGCGGATTGCGCGGCTCGACAGCTGA
- a CDS encoding xanthine/uracil/vitamin C permease, whose translation MREGSYTYKLFSRSDFSAFWALFTDNLINLMVLAGVCQFVFGMPSEIVYGRILPGAAVAILSGVAAYVVLAKRAAARHGRDVTALPYGISTPVMFVYLFGVIGPIYWATNDPTLAWQVGIGAGFIGGIVAAFGAIVGPWLKRVTPRAGMLGTLCGIALVFIGTVPLATIFEQPYIGFASLIIILWGLVGRFRLPFNIPAGLLALIVGTAVAFSIGEARISLEGTGFYPPLPYVGDLIAGILHLFANPELFLVLVPVQIYNFIETMNNVESAESAGDHYPVGVCQITDGLGTMIGAVFGSPFPTTAYIGHPAYKRMGAHAGYIIGVGTVIPLAAFLGLLAFLNNLIPEAAAAPVLVFVALSLITNTAHCVKPAHMAAVTIAMMPHVSSFLMIKWGALMGALQATGVEGLPQLGDEALTAALLQQGAHFAGHLSLSQGAILTGLIWGAIVASVIDGRFRNAGGFALAAALMSLVGIIHGASLHWPALGPVSAGYLIAAAFLYIYPLFHREGAAHNEHLVVEEPPAAPAE comes from the coding sequence ATGCGGGAAGGGAGTTACACCTACAAGCTGTTCTCACGCAGCGATTTCAGCGCCTTCTGGGCGCTGTTCACCGACAATCTGATCAACCTGATGGTGCTGGCGGGTGTCTGCCAGTTCGTCTTTGGCATGCCGTCCGAGATCGTCTATGGCCGCATCCTGCCCGGCGCGGCAGTGGCGATCCTGTCGGGCGTCGCGGCCTATGTGGTGCTGGCCAAACGCGCCGCTGCGCGCCACGGGCGCGATGTCACCGCCCTGCCCTACGGCATCTCGACGCCGGTGATGTTCGTCTATCTCTTCGGGGTCATCGGCCCGATCTACTGGGCCACCAACGATCCCACGCTGGCGTGGCAGGTGGGCATCGGCGCGGGCTTCATCGGCGGCATCGTCGCCGCCTTCGGGGCCATCGTCGGGCCTTGGCTGAAGCGGGTCACCCCGCGCGCCGGGATGCTTGGCACGCTCTGCGGCATCGCGCTGGTGTTCATCGGCACCGTGCCGCTGGCGACGATCTTCGAGCAGCCCTACATCGGTTTTGCCTCTTTGATCATCATCCTCTGGGGCCTTGTCGGGCGCTTCCGCCTGCCGTTCAACATTCCCGCGGGCCTGCTGGCGCTGATCGTCGGCACCGCCGTGGCCTTCAGCATCGGCGAGGCGCGGATCAGCCTCGAGGGCACCGGCTTTTACCCGCCGCTGCCCTATGTGGGCGATCTGATCGCGGGCATTCTGCACCTCTTTGCCAACCCCGAGCTCTTCCTCGTGCTGGTGCCCGTGCAGATCTACAATTTCATCGAAACGATGAACAACGTCGAGAGCGCCGAAAGCGCCGGGGATCACTACCCGGTCGGCGTCTGCCAGATCACCGACGGGCTTGGCACGATGATCGGCGCGGTCTTTGGCTCGCCCTTCCCCACAACCGCCTATATCGGCCACCCGGCCTATAAGCGTATGGGCGCGCATGCGGGCTATATCATCGGTGTCGGCACGGTGATCCCGCTCGCTGCCTTCCTTGGCCTGCTGGCCTTTCTCAACAACCTGATCCCCGAGGCCGCCGCCGCACCGGTTCTGGTCTTCGTGGCGCTGAGCCTGATCACCAACACCGCCCATTGCGTGAAGCCCGCGCATATGGCTGCCGTCACCATCGCGATGATGCCGCATGTCTCGTCCTTCCTGATGATCAAATGGGGGGCGCTGATGGGCGCGCTGCAGGCGACCGGCGTCGAGGGCCTGCCGCAGCTTGGTGACGAGGCGCTGACCGCCGCGCTGCTGCAACAGGGCGCGCATTTCGCCGGGCATCTCTCGCTGAGCCAAGGCGCGATCCTGACCGGGCTCATCTGGGGCGCCATCGTCGCCAGCGTGATCGACGGGAGGTTCCGCAACGCCGGGGGCTTCGCGCTCGCTGCCGCGCTGATGTCGCTGGTGGGGATCATCCACGGTGCCAGCCTGCATTGGCCCGCGCTCGGCCCGGTGTCGGCCGGTTACCTGATCGCCGCCGCCTTCCTCTATATCTACCCGCTGTTCCACCGCGAGGGCGCTGCGCACAACGAACATCTGGTGGTCGAAGAACCGCCCGCCGCGCCCGCCGAATAA
- the bhcR gene encoding HTH-type transcriptional regulator BhcR: MDSPKDAETSPRRARGRPRGWEDNSAQNTIKSLDRAMEVLDYLSAHPGLTLSELAGDLRQSPATVYRILVTLEGRRLVEFDPAEQLWHIGPQAFVIGARFLRRTSLVERARPILRALMEETGETANLGIVREASVLFVSQVETHESIRAFFPPGTLSPLHASGIGKALLAEMAGERLEKLLARKMERFTAHTLAEPEALRADLAAIRARGYSIDAEEKNLGMRCIAAAVFDASGEAAAGISVSGPTIRMREDMTDETSRAVMRAARELTSAIGGVTPPER, encoded by the coding sequence ATGGATTCTCCGAAAGATGCCGAAACCAGCCCCCGCCGCGCGCGTGGCAGGCCGCGCGGCTGGGAGGACAACAGCGCGCAGAACACCATCAAATCGCTCGACCGGGCGATGGAGGTGCTGGACTACCTGAGCGCCCATCCCGGCCTGACCCTCTCGGAACTGGCGGGCGACCTGCGGCAGTCTCCGGCCACGGTTTACCGTATTCTGGTCACGCTCGAGGGGCGGCGGCTGGTCGAGTTCGATCCTGCCGAACAGCTTTGGCACATCGGCCCGCAGGCCTTCGTCATCGGCGCGCGCTTCCTGCGGCGCACCAGCCTTGTGGAGCGGGCCCGACCGATCCTGCGCGCACTGATGGAGGAGACCGGGGAAACCGCCAACTTGGGCATCGTGCGCGAAGCCTCGGTGCTGTTTGTCAGTCAGGTCGAAACGCATGAGAGCATCCGCGCCTTCTTTCCGCCGGGCACGCTGTCGCCGCTGCATGCCTCGGGCATCGGCAAGGCGCTGCTGGCCGAGATGGCTGGGGAGCGTTTGGAGAAGCTGCTGGCGCGTAAGATGGAGCGGTTCACCGCGCATACGCTGGCCGAGCCCGAGGCGCTGCGCGCCGATCTCGCGGCGATCCGGGCGCGGGGCTATTCCATTGATGCAGAGGAAAAGAACCTCGGGATGCGCTGCATCGCGGCGGCGGTCTTCGATGCCTCGGGCGAGGCGGCGGCTGGGATTTCCGTCTCCGGCCCGACGATCCGCATGCGCGAGGACATGACGGATGAAACGAGCCGCGCGGTGATGCGCGCGGCTCGGGAATTGACGTCGGCGATTGGTGGGGTCACTCCGCCGGAGCGCTGA
- the xdhA gene encoding xanthine dehydrogenase small subunit: MTHRSEIRFLLNGRTVSLPQVPATQTLLDFLRLDRRLTGTKEGCAEGDCGACTVLVGRLHEGALRYEAVNACIRFVASLDGCHVVTVEHLTGPDGALHPVQRAMVEHHGAQCGFCTPGIVMSLYALWMQTPQPSEAQVETALQGNLCRCTGYAPIIRAAVAVSEYGTPEADHLMQERGRVAAELLAFKDGRRVETGPDGDRAILPADLDDFADAYAAHPQATVIAGSTDVGLWVTKFLRPISPAIFIAHLDALKAVEVTEGAITLGAGVSYSEVQPLIAEHLPHLQEYWNRIAGWQVRNMGTVGGNIANGSPIGDTPPVLIALGAEVTLRHGQTRRTLPLEAFFIDYGKQDRRPGEFVESIRVPLPSPATRCAAYKISKRRDEDISAVAAGISVSVEGGVIQSARIALGGMAATPKRAGKAEAALLGQPWSEASFAAAARAMAEDFAPLSDWRASAGYRMRVAQNLLRRFFLEQDGQPVRLSA; encoded by the coding sequence ATGACGCACCGGAGCGAGATCCGTTTTCTGCTCAACGGGAGGACCGTGAGCCTGCCTCAGGTTCCGGCGACGCAGACCCTGCTCGATTTCCTGCGGCTTGATCGTCGCCTCACCGGCACCAAGGAAGGCTGCGCCGAGGGTGACTGCGGGGCCTGCACCGTGCTGGTCGGGCGTCTGCATGAGGGCGCATTGCGATATGAGGCGGTCAACGCCTGCATCCGCTTCGTCGCCTCGCTCGATGGCTGCCACGTGGTGACGGTCGAGCACCTCACGGGCCCGGACGGCGCGCTGCACCCGGTGCAGCGGGCGATGGTCGAGCATCACGGCGCGCAATGCGGCTTTTGCACGCCGGGCATCGTCATGTCGCTCTATGCGCTCTGGATGCAGACCCCGCAACCGAGCGAGGCGCAGGTGGAGACGGCACTGCAGGGCAACCTCTGCCGCTGCACCGGCTACGCGCCGATCATTCGCGCCGCCGTGGCGGTGAGCGAGTATGGAACGCCCGAGGCGGATCATCTGATGCAAGAGCGCGGGCGCGTGGCGGCGGAGCTGCTTGCCTTCAAGGATGGACGCCGGGTCGAGACCGGCCCCGACGGCGACCGCGCGATCCTGCCCGCCGATCTGGATGATTTCGCGGACGCCTATGCCGCGCATCCGCAGGCGACGGTGATTGCCGGATCGACCGATGTGGGCCTCTGGGTCACCAAGTTCCTGCGCCCGATCTCGCCCGCGATCTTCATCGCCCATCTCGATGCGTTGAAAGCCGTGGAGGTCACCGAAGGCGCGATCACCCTTGGCGCAGGCGTCAGCTATTCTGAAGTGCAGCCGCTGATCGCCGAGCATCTGCCGCATCTTCAGGAATATTGGAACCGTATCGCGGGCTGGCAGGTGCGCAACATGGGCACGGTCGGCGGCAATATCGCCAATGGCTCGCCCATCGGCGACACGCCCCCGGTGCTGATCGCGCTTGGAGCCGAGGTCACGCTGCGCCACGGTCAAACCCGCCGGACCCTGCCGCTCGAGGCGTTCTTTATCGACTATGGCAAGCAGGACCGTCGCCCCGGTGAGTTCGTCGAAAGCATCCGCGTGCCGCTGCCATCGCCCGCCACGCGCTGCGCCGCCTATAAAATCTCGAAGCGCCGCGACGAAGACATCTCTGCCGTCGCCGCCGGGATCAGCGTCAGCGTCGAGGGCGGTGTGATCCAGAGCGCCCGCATCGCGCTTGGCGGGATGGCGGCCACCCCGAAACGCGCCGGAAAGGCCGAGGCCGCGCTGCTGGGCCAGCCGTGGAGCGAGGCCAGCTTTGCCGCTGCCGCCCGCGCCATGGCCGAAGATTTCGCGCCGCTCAGCGACTGGCGCGCCTCGGCAGGCTACCGGATGCGCGTCGCCCAGAACCTGCTGCGGCGGTTCTTTCTCGAACAGGATGGCCAGCCCGTCCGTCTGAGCGCCTGA
- a CDS encoding bifunctional allantoicase/(S)-ureidoglycine aminohydrolase, whose product MTPNYYAPTGGHPPQSQLLTDRAVFTDAYAVIPKGTMRDIVTSFLPFWEETRLWVLSRPLSGFAETFSQYIMEVQPGGGSDHPETEAGAEGVLFVVEGEATLTVEGESHVLREGGYAFLPPATLWTLRNKGDDTLRFHWIRKAYEAVPGLPHPEVIIANEQDIAPTPMPGTDGKWATTRFVDPSDLRHDMHVTVVTFEPGAVIPFAETHVMEHGLYVLEGKAVYRLNQDWVEVEAGDYMWLRAFCPQACYAGGPGRFRYLLYKDVNRHMALRPSGAAQPMPAAKKISAPAE is encoded by the coding sequence ATGACCCCCAACTACTACGCCCCCACCGGCGGCCACCCACCGCAGAGCCAACTGCTGACCGACCGCGCGGTGTTCACCGACGCCTACGCGGTGATCCCCAAGGGCACGATGCGCGACATCGTCACCAGCTTCCTGCCCTTCTGGGAAGAAACCCGCCTCTGGGTTCTGTCCCGCCCGCTCAGCGGCTTTGCCGAGACCTTCTCACAGTACATCATGGAAGTGCAGCCGGGCGGCGGCTCGGACCATCCCGAAACCGAAGCGGGCGCCGAGGGTGTGCTCTTCGTCGTGGAGGGCGAAGCTACGCTCACCGTCGAGGGCGAGAGCCATGTGCTGCGCGAAGGCGGCTATGCCTTCCTGCCGCCCGCCACGCTCTGGACCCTGCGCAACAAGGGTGATGACACCCTGCGCTTCCATTGGATCCGCAAAGCCTATGAGGCCGTGCCCGGCCTGCCCCACCCCGAGGTGATCATCGCCAACGAGCAGGACATCGCGCCCACCCCGATGCCCGGCACCGACGGCAAATGGGCGACCACCCGTTTCGTCGACCCCAGCGACCTGCGTCATGACATGCATGTCACCGTGGTGACCTTCGAGCCCGGCGCGGTCATCCCCTTTGCCGAGACCCATGTGATGGAGCACGGGCTTTACGTACTGGAGGGCAAGGCGGTCTACCGGCTCAATCAGGACTGGGTCGAGGTCGAGGCCGGGGATTACATGTGGCTGCGCGCTTTCTGCCCGCAGGCCTGCTACGCGGGCGGGCCGGGCCGCTTCCGCTACCTGCTCTACAAGGACGTGAACCGGCATATGGCGCTGCGCCCCTCTGGCGCCGCCCAGCCCATGCCTGCGGCAAAGAAGATCAGCGCTCCGGCGGAGTGA